The following is a genomic window from Rhododendron vialii isolate Sample 1 chromosome 9a, ASM3025357v1.
ttaatcaCCCAATGCAATAAAGTGATGAATCTTTTGTTATGGAAACGCTTCATTCTTCTGCAGAATTCGCAAAGTTTTCGAGTTTTGAGACAAGATCCGATACGTAAaagagttttttatttttttctttgaaaaatataatatttcaaCGACTATAGCAGAGGTAGAGTTTGGActaacttaacttattttttaccTTTGTAGATTTTTCTCAACTagagaaataaagaaatacAAAATGTACATGAAACTTgcaaaagtttaaaaaagacaaaaataaatcaaaactaATTTGCCCATTTtacgaatattttttttgttggcgatatgttttcatatattttttttactttataaaTCTCTTTTCAAGATGAATGTTTAATCTAAAAAAGTTGAAgcaaaccttctctctcttttttaacagAACCTCCATCAACAATTTGAAAAGGGCACTAAGAGATAGGGATGGCAAACTCTCCCAAATTGTTGGTTACCCGAACCATACTGAACCACCGATTGGTCACTGATTGATGTGGtttttaaccaattttttaACCGTAGTTTCggttttaatttcaaaaagCTGGCTCATTCAGTTCCGATTTGGTTTCACATGATAACTGCACCAAAAACTTAATCGATCTGTAACTGTAACCAAACCACATTATGATTACGCAACCCATAgaaatgtatatatacatacatataacaTCAGAAGTACTTCATTACCGttttcaaactctctctctctctctctctctctctctctctctctctctctctctctctctctctctctctctctctctctctctctctctctctctctctctctctctctcccacggcagtctttcaaagtactatATTGAAATGTTGATCACCGGTTTGGGTGGAAAACCGAACCAAACTGGGGCCTTAGTCTACCAGAAACGTCAGATAGCCCATCCAGATGGAAGGCCGATAGGTTCAGGCCGAGTGGGTTTGGGCTCCAGGCCCACACACGGCAGTCAGCCCAGAATTTAAATCGAGCCCATGTCTTGATCCATCTCAAAGAGAAAACTATTGTATGTAGTCCATTCCACACTAAGACCGTGAGCCTCCATCCCTATCCCCTACAGAAATTCTGTTGGGACAGTTGAGTGACACACAGAAAACCCCATCGCCCATGGCTTCtcttctctccttcctctcaACCACACTAATCCCACATCCCAAATTTACTTCTTTTGTACATGGAAACCCAAGAAATATCAAGAAAAACACATTCCCCTTGCAATTACTCAGAATTCCTCTAAAAAGCATGGTGGGTAATCGACCGCTGGTGGTTCTGAGCCGAGCTGTTGCGCCCACACGGGTTATTACTACCGAGAGGCTTCGGCTGGACAACCTGGGGCCGCAGCCGGGGTCGAGAAAGAACaggaagagaaagggaaggggtCACGCGGCGGGGCAAGGAGGGAGTTGTGGGTTTGGGATGAGGGGTCAGAAATCGAGGTCCGGTCCCGGCGCCCGAATCGGGTTCGAAGGCGGACAGACTGCGCTGTACCGTCGAATTCCCAAGTTGCGAGGGATTGCTGGAGGTAATTTGTCAATTTGATGGGGGGTTGTAATGTTATTATGCTTGTTTGAAGGGGTTTGTAATGTAGTGGGTTTAATTAGGTTATGATTGTTGATGCAAGTAGGGGGGTTTTTCAACTGTGTGTTTGATTTTCCCAATGGTTATATAGGACTGACTAACGAACCGGACGAGCCGAACAAATTGTTCAAGCtttgtttgaaaacttaacgtcAACTCGCTTTAAAtatatgttcaagcttggcctTTTCACGAGACGGAGTGATTTCAAATGAGCTTTAATTGAGCCGATTATGAACCGAGCCCCTTGGATTTCGTAAACATTGTAAGTCAAACGAGCCAAGcagttcaagcttggtttgaaagcttaacAAGCTCCAAAAAAAACAGCTTGGTATGCTTATGTAACAAACTGACCTCAAACTCGAACTTGAGCGGTTTGGTCCGTTCGTCCTTTATCAGCCTATGGTTGTATGGATGATAATATGTTTATCTCACCAATATTATGTGTGCACCATTTGTTTGAGGAAATTCGTTAAGTTCTAACCCAAGCATATGGGTGGCAAGATTGAGAACTAATATCATTCCTCACAATGACTAATAAGTAATAAGTAATAACATTGAAATGAGAGGTATCCACCTTGAGCCTTTCCTCGTTTGAACCTCACCCTTCGCTTAATAGCTACGCCATCCTAAGGTGTTGCTAAATGTAACTGTGAAATGAAGTACTATGAAAATAACCTGTGGGAATGTGCATGATTTATGTGGTTTTGCAGAATCCTGCCTACATGCAGGGGAGTGATACCTATTCTTCAATATTTGAGAATGAATAAGGAAACTTGAGTTAAATCTCATAACCCAAACCCCTTGTACACAAACACTCACTCAATCCAAAGAAAAACCCCAGTGAGATTATAATGATCCCATCATCCCTCACATTACCCTATAGCCAATGAGCTCTTGCCCACATGGCAATTCCTTGACTCTCCCAACTGGGGAGGTCTCGGATTCGACCCTCACATTAGGCGAGGTAGTGTTTCAGTGGTGGTTTATACCCCAATCTGTGGTGGTTTACACCCCACATCCCTTCCCCCTAGATATCGAAATAGTTAACTTCTCCCAACATTTTGACCCAGAAAATATTGTCTTGTACACTTTctgctatctctctctctcccaccgTAGTAAGCCTCGCGGGCACACTATTGAATAGGTGCTCAACATGCATCTAAACACTTCCAAGAGGAACTCCACCATGGAGCATCACCTActttgatcaaatcaaaaacaACACTAACAAAGTGCAATCGAACGCAGAACCGAAATTCTAAGAGATATTTTCCACTCAGCTAAAGTAAGCCCATTACAGTCATTCCTTTGTATTCTTCTCTAACAGTAAAACAAGCCCTAACATCTCCTTCAACCTTCAAGATGATAAACATGCTTGTTATTCTGGAATGACGACGGAAGACAATATTTGTGTTGTCGTGTAAAAAGGACACACGTATGATGTAAGAATACTACTGCTTAAGCCCGGATCTATAAACAAGCAGACTAATTTTCGGGAGGCACAACCATGAATTTCATTTATCTTGCCATTTCACAATCTTTGCTCCCCACCACTTGATATGATTGTACAAGTGTAAGTTGGTTTGATGTTATCTTACTCAGGGTGATATTCTGGTGGCAATAATGAAGGTTTTTCTTCCAATCTGATGTGCCGTATATCTGTTTGCATTTCTGTTTAGTCCTTTTTGTTATCCTTCTCTTCTGCGGTTCTGCCATTCACCCTCCAAATAAGCGGTTCAGTTGAGTGTCCCCAATTCAATCGGTCTGGTAGCATTTCTCGTATCAGCTCTTCTGATCTGCTAGATGGCCGGTTCTCTTTATAAGATATGTGTTAATCAAATGCACTTTGTGGTTTTGTAGCTCTGAAATTACAGGACCtaaatgttatttttatttctctcttatGCAAAACTACTTTCGAATAATTCATGAATGAAGAAGCCAGGTGTTGACTGAGGTGCTCTAGATATGCCAACAAAAGATCTGAATAAATTTTTGGCCGAACAAGGTTGCATGTCACAAGCACTATTGTGTTTGCCATTCGTTGACAATGCATAATGGTCTGtgctttttttccttttatttgtgGCACCTTTTGCGAATTGTTTCTCCTATGTTAATACACATGTAAACCATGTTTGCACAACCAAAAGTTAGTTGGTAATTTGACGCAGTAAGAGTGTGTACCCCAGAGGTCAAATCAATTGATGAAACATACTGTTCATTTTTCCTTGAACCTTGAAGGTTTTAAGCACATGTATCTTTGTTGGTCTAGTTTTAAGTGCTGCTAGTTTTAGGCATTTCAATTAAGTTGGAGGAATTATTTGCACCTCCTATGAGGGGTAACTTTTTTCCGAGATCTGCTGTAGACAGTTTACTCCTTCAGGATTTTTTCTCCACTATTGGCAATCTGACATATTAGGGGCACCCGCATTCCTCGCATTGACTAATTAAGTATCAACTTCCTGCACAAATAGCTACCTTCACAATCATCTAAAAGCTATAAATTGGAAAAGCAATGGACAACCATTAGGGACATCCACATATGAGAACCCCAGGCATATGCCTTTAGATAGTGTATAATTGTTTTCTTGGTCCATACAAAGGGTTGTTGGGGATACTTGTAGGTTCCCTAGTCCCAATTCCGCAAAAATGAAAACTGGAGGTGAAAAGATGTGATAGATCAGAATAATATCCTAACTCCTAAGCACATAAAACTGTGAATATGTAAAGATGAGTGGGTCCAATACATTGCACCCAAGAGGTAAATCTGTACATTATTTGGATTGTCAGCAACAATGTTGTTGCTTGCCACAAATTACTACATATACCTAATGTTTATTATTTCAGAGTTCAATTTCTTTGTGCTGAGTAATTCATATGTAGCTTTCTCAAATAGATATCCAGAGATACTTGGAGACATATAGAAGTGGCTCGGCTCTAGTGCATCTTATGCGTGCCTGTGTGATATGCACGTTaataaatttaatttctttctatGCTGGCTCAAGGAATGCGTGCTGGTTTACCAAAGTATGTCCCGGTGAACTTGAAAGACATAGAAGCTGCAGGATTTCGAGAAGGTGAAGAGGTATCACTGGAGTCATTGAAGACGAAGGGTTTAATAAATCCATCGGGAAGAGAAAGGAGACTCCCTTTAAAGGTAATATGGAAGGAGTGGAATTTTTAGCACATGTTGCAGAATGAAACTGTCACATTGTTCATAGTTTTGTCTTTTTCTGGAGGACCGTGATATGGACCTACTTTTTGTGTGGCGCTGTCACTCGGTGAAAAGATCATCGTTTCCAACCACAAACACGAGTTCAACTCATTATTCTCGGAAAAACATCATTCAGATAGAGCATCAAAATAGTGATTTTAATTTCTGTATTGAATATCCTCAAAACCTGTCAAAATGGTATAATCTGTGAAAATTAGTGATTTTTCCATTTGGTGCATCTTTTGGTCAGAGGTACGCTTAATGCTTGCTCGTGAACATGACACATTTGGAATAGGCTTTATGTCCATTCAAACCAACTATTACACCAGTGATTCCATTAGATTTTGAAAATCCATTGTGTACTACTTTGTTGCTACGGCAAAAGTCCAACTTTCTGTCGGTCTCCAGCATCAGATGGGATAGAAGCATTGTAGATTTGTGGTACTTGCAGGGAAACAATTGCTTTAAACTTGTACTCTGATTAGTTTAGGAATGATAGCATGGTTGGATTCAGGTTCGAAACTATATTTTACTATGTGTGTGTGGTAATCAGATTTTTCTAATCCTCCTCTCCAAGGAGTCTTGGACTCTGAAGTCTGAAGCAATCTACATGTTCAAACCATCTCAATTTTCCAGGTCCTGTTATTGTTTTCGTAAACTCCTGTCATTTTCAACAAGCAAAGAGAAAGCCCTCACTCTGATGATTCATGGTTCACTGTCCGCTGATTAGTTTTTAGTGTTTCCCCCTTAAAGCCAATATGTAAATAATAGGTAGCAAAACATAGGACCGGTAGATGAAGAAAGTAGGGGGAGCATGGCCAAGCAACACGTTAATATGAAAGAAATATAGTTATTTGCTTATAAATCTCTTGTTGCAGATTCTTGGTGACGGAGAACTAAGCGTGAAGCTGAACTTTAAGGCCCGTGCCTTCTCAGCATCAGCAAAGGAGAAGCTTGAGGCCTCTGGTTGTTCCTTGACCGTACTACCCGGGCGAAAAAAGTGGGTAAAACCATCAGTTGCTAAAAACCTTGCGCGTGCTGATGAGTACTTTGCCAAGAAAAGAGCTGCAGCTGCAGCTGAATCAGCTGGCCAATCCTCTGCTTGAGCTACATGTATCGGCAACACAATTGAATGTTGTTGTACTGGCATGTGCTTTTGAGAGTTTTCGGGTTTCCAGAAGGTAAACTACTTATCTTTCATTAGATCCCAGTAGGTTATTCTGTTGATTCCTTTAAACTTCTGAAGTGGTCAAGGGGTTGATAATGCAATCTACGAGTCTCTGATTGGATAAAAGTGATTCTGAGTATCCGTTTATCACGAACGCATCACTTTCCCTTATCCTACTGGATGGTTAAACTAATTGACATGCAATGCACCTTCATTTTTACTCATAATCTCAAATGTTTGATTTCTTTGAAGTGGGTGACGCGCCATTGTTAGAAAGGATGTGGCTGGGTGAAATGGAatcaaaatagtttcaaaagtaATGTGAAAGTTGTCGATC
Proteins encoded in this region:
- the LOC131301734 gene encoding large ribosomal subunit protein uL15c, with protein sequence MASLLSFLSTTLIPHPKFTSFVHGNPRNIKKNTFPLQLLRIPLKSMVGNRPLVVLSRAVAPTRVITTERLRLDNLGPQPGSRKNRKRKGRGHAAGQGGSCGFGMRGQKSRSGPGARIGFEGGQTALYRRIPKLRGIAGGMRAGLPKYVPVNLKDIEAAGFREGEEVSLESLKTKGLINPSGRERRLPLKILGDGELSVKLNFKARAFSASAKEKLEASGCSLTVLPGRKKWVKPSVAKNLARADEYFAKKRAAAAAESAGQSSA